In a single window of the Subtercola sp. PAMC28395 genome:
- a CDS encoding DNA-directed RNA polymerase subunit beta': MLDVTTFDELRIGLATADDIRKWSHGEVKKPETINYRTLKPEKDGLFGEQIFGPSRDWECSCGKYKRVRFKGIVCERCGVEVTKSSVRRERMGHIELAAPVTHIWYFKGVPSRLGYLLDMAPKDLEKVIYFAAYMIISVDVDARHEDLPGLENELRLEIKTLTDQRDSRIADRLAKLETDLAALEAEGAKSDQKRRTKDAAEKEMGQARKSFDEQIAQLERVWEDFRSLKVGELKPEDSVFHELQDRYGQYFEAYMGAEAIKKRLEAFDLATESDTLHLQISEGKGQKKIRAIKRLRVVNSFLITGNSPAAMVLDVVPVIPPELRPMVQLDGGRFATSDLNDLYRRVINRNNRLRRLLDLGAPEIIVNNEKRMLQEAVDALFDNGRRGRPVTGTGNRALKSLSDMLKGKQGRFRQNLLGKRVDYSGRSVIIGGPQLKLHQCGLPKQMALELFKPFVIKRLIDLSHAQNIKAAKRMVERSRPQVWDVLEEIIRERPVMLNRAPTLHRLGIQAFEPQLVEGKAIQLHPLVCTAFNADFDGDQMAVHLPLSVEAQAEARILMLASNNILKPSDGRPVTLPTQDMIIGLHHLTTVREGVIGEGRAFSSVAEAILAKDQGSLDLNAKVRIRLENITFAEGEVPENAVLAEGNHAPGVTLVETTLGRALFNETLPTDYPYVEAVADKGQISAIVNDLAERYPKVEVAAALDRIKDAGFYWATRSGVTVALSDVLTPPNKREIVATYEKQAAKVQSQYEKGLTTDAERRQELIQIWTRATEDVAEAMQANFPADNTINRMVTSGARGNWLQIRNIAGMRGLVNNPKGEIIPRPIISSYREGLSVAEYFIATHGARKGLADTALRTADSGYLTRRLVDVSQDVIIREDDCGTTKGLDLIIAAHDANGVLVKDSNVENSVFARSLAADAVDAQGTVVAEAGEDIGDVLIDKLVEAGVENIKVRSVLTCESAVGVCAACYGRSLATGLLVDIGEAVGIIAAQSIGEPGTQLTMRTFHTGGSASADDITQGLPRVQELFEARTPKGASPIAEASGRITIEDTDRSRKLILTPDNGDEAIAYPVLKRASLLIEDGEHVELGTQLHVGAIDPKEVLRVRGVRAVQEHLVGGVQGVYRSQGVPIHDKHIEVIVRQMLRKVTVVDHGDTDLLPGELVDRQRYNILNREALTEGRKTASARQEVMGITKASLATESWLSAASFQETTRVLTQAAMEGKSDPLVGLKENVIIGKLIPAGTGLQKYRNVTVEATEEAKAERYPNRIFTDDAVFSEADLSFVDFDSFSSDDYTPGTYN, translated from the coding sequence TTGCTCGACGTTACAACTTTTGACGAACTGCGAATCGGTCTCGCTACGGCAGACGACATTCGCAAGTGGTCACACGGTGAGGTCAAGAAGCCCGAAACGATCAACTACCGCACGCTGAAGCCCGAGAAGGATGGCCTCTTCGGAGAGCAGATCTTCGGACCTTCCCGTGACTGGGAGTGCTCGTGCGGCAAGTACAAGCGCGTGCGCTTCAAAGGCATCGTCTGTGAGCGCTGTGGTGTAGAGGTCACGAAGTCGTCGGTGCGCCGTGAGCGCATGGGCCACATCGAACTCGCCGCGCCCGTCACTCACATCTGGTACTTCAAGGGTGTTCCCTCGCGCCTCGGCTACCTGCTCGACATGGCTCCGAAAGACCTCGAGAAGGTCATCTACTTCGCTGCCTACATGATCATCTCTGTCGATGTGGATGCTCGTCACGAAGATCTTCCTGGCCTTGAGAACGAACTGCGTCTCGAGATCAAGACGCTCACCGACCAGCGTGACTCCCGCATCGCCGACCGTCTTGCGAAGCTCGAGACCGACCTTGCTGCCCTTGAGGCAGAAGGCGCCAAGAGCGACCAGAAGCGTCGTACGAAAGATGCTGCTGAGAAGGAGATGGGCCAGGCCCGCAAGTCCTTCGACGAGCAGATCGCCCAGCTCGAGCGCGTGTGGGAGGACTTCCGGAGCCTCAAGGTCGGCGAACTGAAGCCCGAAGACAGCGTCTTCCACGAGCTGCAGGACAGGTACGGCCAGTACTTCGAGGCCTACATGGGGGCCGAGGCGATCAAGAAGCGCCTCGAGGCCTTCGACCTCGCCACCGAGTCGGACACGCTGCACCTGCAGATCTCCGAGGGCAAGGGCCAGAAGAAGATCCGCGCCATCAAACGACTGCGCGTGGTCAACTCCTTCCTGATCACCGGCAACTCGCCGGCCGCGATGGTTCTCGACGTGGTCCCCGTGATCCCGCCGGAACTTCGCCCGATGGTCCAGCTCGATGGTGGACGTTTCGCGACCTCCGACCTCAACGACCTGTACCGCCGCGTGATCAACCGCAACAACCGCCTCCGCCGTCTCCTTGACCTCGGTGCCCCCGAGATCATCGTGAACAACGAGAAGCGCATGCTGCAGGAGGCCGTCGACGCACTGTTCGACAACGGTCGCCGTGGTCGCCCCGTCACCGGTACCGGTAACCGCGCACTCAAGTCCCTGAGCGACATGCTCAAGGGCAAGCAGGGTCGGTTCCGCCAGAACCTGCTCGGTAAGCGCGTGGACTACTCCGGCCGTTCGGTCATCATCGGTGGCCCACAGCTCAAACTGCACCAGTGCGGTCTGCCCAAGCAGATGGCGCTCGAGCTGTTCAAGCCATTCGTCATCAAGCGACTGATCGACCTGAGCCACGCCCAGAACATCAAGGCCGCGAAGCGTATGGTCGAGCGGAGCCGCCCCCAGGTGTGGGATGTGCTCGAGGAGATCATCCGTGAGCGCCCCGTCATGCTGAACCGTGCACCCACGCTTCACCGACTGGGCATCCAGGCTTTCGAGCCCCAGCTCGTCGAGGGCAAGGCAATCCAGCTGCACCCGCTCGTCTGCACCGCATTCAACGCGGACTTCGACGGTGACCAGATGGCCGTGCACCTTCCGCTGTCGGTCGAGGCCCAGGCCGAGGCCCGCATCCTGATGCTGGCGTCGAACAACATCCTGAAGCCGTCTGACGGTCGCCCCGTGACCCTGCCCACACAGGACATGATCATCGGCCTCCACCACCTCACCACCGTGCGCGAAGGCGTCATCGGCGAGGGGCGTGCGTTCTCGAGCGTTGCCGAGGCGATCCTTGCGAAAGACCAGGGTTCACTCGACCTCAACGCGAAGGTGCGCATCCGCCTGGAGAACATCACGTTCGCCGAGGGAGAGGTTCCTGAGAACGCCGTTCTCGCCGAGGGCAACCACGCACCCGGTGTGACCCTGGTCGAGACGACCCTGGGCCGCGCGCTGTTCAACGAGACGCTGCCGACCGACTACCCGTACGTCGAAGCCGTCGCAGACAAGGGCCAGATCTCGGCCATCGTCAACGACCTCGCCGAGCGGTACCCGAAGGTCGAAGTTGCCGCGGCACTCGACCGCATCAAGGATGCCGGTTTCTACTGGGCCACCCGCTCAGGCGTCACCGTTGCTCTCTCTGACGTTCTGACCCCGCCGAACAAGCGCGAGATCGTTGCGACGTACGAGAAGCAGGCCGCCAAGGTGCAGTCGCAGTACGAGAAGGGCCTCACCACCGACGCCGAACGTCGCCAGGAGCTCATCCAGATCTGGACCCGCGCGACCGAAGACGTCGCAGAGGCCATGCAGGCGAACTTCCCGGCCGACAACACCATCAACCGCATGGTCACCTCCGGTGCCCGCGGTAACTGGCTGCAGATCCGCAACATCGCGGGTATGCGAGGCCTGGTGAACAACCCGAAGGGTGAGATCATCCCTCGCCCGATCATCTCGTCGTACCGTGAAGGTCTCTCGGTCGCCGAGTACTTCATCGCGACCCACGGTGCCCGCAAGGGCCTGGCCGACACCGCGCTGCGTACCGCCGACTCGGGGTACCTCACGCGTCGTCTGGTCGACGTCTCGCAGGACGTCATCATTCGTGAAGACGACTGTGGCACGACCAAGGGACTCGACCTCATCATCGCGGCGCACGACGCCAACGGTGTACTGGTCAAGGACTCGAACGTCGAGAACTCGGTGTTCGCACGGAGCCTTGCTGCTGACGCAGTGGATGCCCAGGGCACCGTCGTCGCTGAAGCTGGCGAAGACATCGGTGACGTGTTGATCGACAAGCTGGTCGAGGCCGGCGTCGAGAACATCAAGGTGCGCTCGGTTCTGACCTGTGAGTCGGCCGTCGGTGTGTGTGCTGCCTGCTACGGCCGCTCGCTCGCCACCGGTCTGCTGGTCGACATCGGAGAGGCCGTCGGCATCATCGCCGCGCAGTCGATCGGTGAGCCCGGCACCCAGCTGACCATGCGTACCTTCCACACGGGTGGTTCCGCATCGGCTGACGACATCACGCAGGGTCTTCCCCGCGTGCAGGAGCTCTTCGAAGCGCGTACCCCCAAGGGTGCGTCGCCCATCGCAGAGGCCTCTGGCCGCATCACGATCGAAGACACCGACCGCAGCCGCAAGCTGATCCTCACGCCAGACAACGGCGACGAGGCGATTGCCTACCCCGTGCTCAAGCGCGCGAGCCTCCTCATCGAGGATGGCGAGCACGTCGAGCTCGGCACGCAGCTGCACGTCGGCGCGATCGACCCGAAAGAGGTCCTGCGAGTGCGTGGCGTCCGCGCCGTGCAGGAGCACCTCGTCGGTGGTGTGCAGGGCGTCTACCGCTCACAGGGTGTCCCCATCCACGACAAGCACATCGAGGTCATCGTTCGCCAGATGCTCCGCAAGGTGACTGTCGTCGACCACGGTGACACCGACCTGCTCCCCGGTGAGCTCGTCGACCGCCAGCGCTACAACATCCTCAACCGCGAGGCGCTGACCGAGGGTCGCAAGACCGCTTCGGCCCGCCAGGAGGTCATGGGTATCACCAAGGCTTCACTCGCAACTGAGTCGTGGTTGTCGGCCGCTTCCTTCCAGGAGACCACGCGTGTTCTCACGCAGGCCGCCATGGAGGGCAAGAGCGACCCGCTGGTCGGCCTCAAGGAGAACGTCATCATCGGTAAGCTCATCCCGGCCGGAACGGGCTTGCAGAAGTACCGCAACGTCACCGTCGAGGCGACC
- the rpoB gene encoding DNA-directed RNA polymerase subunit beta, whose translation MAAASNATTTTPKNGRGASRLSFAKISDNLTVPDLLALQTESFDWLVGNDAWKTRVAEAKKQGRKDLPEHSGLDEIFEEISPIEDLGETMQLSFTSPFLEPEKYTIDECKERGKTYAAPLYVEAEFMNHLTGEIKTQTVFMGDFPLMTEKGTFIINGTERVVVSQLVRSPGVYFDRQLEKTSDKDIYSARIIPSRGAWLEFEIDKRDQVGVRIDRKRKQSVTVFLKALGLTSEEILEQFKGYSSIEATLEKDSILTKEEALKDIYRKLRPGEQVAAEAARALLDNFYFNSKRYDLAKVGRYKINRKLGLESELSNSVLTNEDIIATIKYLVALHENQVTLPGVRAGKKVDIRLDIDDIDHFGNRRIRAVGELIQNQVRTGLSRMERVVRERMTTQDIEAITPQTLINVRPVVAAIKEFFGTSQLSQFMDQNNPLAGLTHKRRLSALGPGGLSRERAGVEVRDVHPSHYGRMCPIETPEGPNIGLIGSLASFARINSFGFIETPYRRVVDGVVTENIDYLTASEEDEYVVAQANAPLTKEARFAEPRVLARQKGGEVDLFPIEVIGYMDVSPRQMVSVATSLIPFLEHDDANRALMGANMQRQAVPLLMSDSPYVGTGMEGFAAIDAGDVVTASHSGVVQEVSAEVVTVALDEGGTETYYLRKFDRSNQGTSYNQRVIVNEGDRIEAGEVIADGPATENGELALGKNLLVAFMPWEGYNFEDAMILSQNLVKDDTLSSIHIEEYEVDARDTKLGKEEITRDLPNVSPELLADLDERGIIRIGAEVRPGDILVGKVTPKGETELSAEERLLRAIFNEKSREVRDTSLKVPHGERGTIIAVKEFSADNDDELGSGVNQRVVVYIAQKRKITEGDKLAGRHGNKGVIAKILPVEDMPFLADGTPVDVVLNPLGIPGRMNFGQVLEIHLGWIAKQGWKVEGKGNKWAGRLPEAAHEAPANTKVATPVFDGALEEEIAGLLDSTLPTRDGDRLIDGTGKATLFDGRSGEPFPNPISVGYMYILKLHHLVDDKIHARSTGPYSMITQQPLGGKAQFGGQRFGEMEVWALEAYGAAYALQELLTIKSDDILGRVKVYEAIVKGENIQEPGIPESFKVLIKEMQSLCLNVEVLSADGTAVSLRDTDDEVFRAAEELGINISTRFENSSIDDI comes from the coding sequence TTGGCTGCTGCGAGCAACGCAACCACCACCACACCCAAGAACGGTCGCGGAGCATCGCGACTCTCGTTCGCCAAAATTTCTGACAACCTGACGGTTCCCGATCTGCTTGCACTGCAGACCGAGAGCTTCGACTGGCTTGTCGGCAACGACGCGTGGAAGACGCGTGTTGCCGAAGCCAAGAAGCAGGGTCGCAAAGACCTGCCAGAGCACTCCGGTCTTGACGAGATCTTCGAGGAGATCTCTCCGATCGAAGACCTCGGCGAGACCATGCAGCTCAGCTTCACGAGCCCGTTCCTCGAGCCCGAGAAGTACACCATCGACGAGTGTAAAGAGCGTGGCAAGACCTACGCCGCTCCGCTGTACGTCGAGGCCGAGTTCATGAACCACCTCACCGGTGAGATCAAGACCCAGACCGTCTTCATGGGAGACTTCCCCCTGATGACCGAGAAGGGCACGTTCATCATCAACGGCACCGAGCGTGTCGTCGTGTCGCAGCTCGTCCGCAGCCCCGGCGTCTACTTCGACCGCCAGCTCGAGAAGACTTCTGACAAAGACATCTACTCTGCTCGCATCATTCCGAGCCGCGGTGCCTGGCTCGAGTTCGAGATCGACAAGCGCGACCAGGTCGGCGTTCGCATCGACCGCAAGCGCAAGCAGAGCGTCACCGTCTTCCTGAAGGCCCTGGGCCTCACGAGCGAAGAGATCCTCGAGCAGTTCAAGGGCTACTCCAGCATCGAAGCGACTCTGGAGAAGGATTCCATCCTCACCAAAGAAGAGGCGCTCAAAGACATCTACCGCAAGCTCCGCCCGGGCGAGCAGGTTGCTGCCGAAGCTGCGCGTGCGCTGCTCGACAACTTCTACTTCAACTCCAAGCGCTACGACCTCGCGAAGGTCGGTCGCTACAAGATCAACCGCAAGCTGGGCCTCGAGAGCGAGCTGTCGAACTCCGTTCTGACGAACGAAGACATCATCGCGACGATCAAGTACCTCGTGGCCCTCCACGAGAACCAGGTCACTCTCCCCGGCGTGCGCGCAGGCAAGAAGGTCGACATCCGTCTCGACATCGACGACATCGACCACTTCGGCAACCGTCGTATCCGTGCCGTGGGTGAGCTCATCCAGAACCAGGTCCGCACGGGGCTCTCCCGTATGGAGCGCGTTGTTCGCGAGCGCATGACGACCCAGGACATCGAAGCGATCACCCCGCAGACCCTGATCAACGTGCGCCCCGTCGTCGCAGCGATCAAGGAGTTCTTCGGTACCTCGCAGCTGAGCCAGTTCATGGACCAGAACAACCCCCTCGCGGGCCTGACGCACAAGCGTCGCCTTTCCGCGCTGGGCCCGGGTGGTCTGTCACGTGAGCGCGCCGGCGTCGAGGTTCGAGACGTGCACCCCAGCCACTACGGCCGCATGTGCCCCATCGAAACCCCTGAAGGCCCGAACATCGGCCTGATCGGCTCGCTGGCGTCGTTCGCCCGTATCAACTCCTTCGGCTTCATCGAGACCCCGTACCGTCGCGTCGTCGACGGCGTGGTCACCGAGAACATCGATTACCTCACGGCCAGCGAAGAAGACGAGTACGTCGTCGCCCAGGCCAACGCCCCTCTGACGAAAGAGGCCCGGTTTGCCGAGCCTCGCGTTCTCGCCCGCCAGAAGGGTGGAGAGGTCGACCTCTTCCCGATCGAGGTCATCGGCTACATGGATGTCTCGCCGCGCCAGATGGTCTCCGTCGCGACAAGCCTCATTCCGTTCCTCGAGCACGACGATGCAAACCGCGCGCTCATGGGTGCGAACATGCAGCGCCAGGCTGTTCCGCTCCTCATGAGCGACAGCCCCTACGTGGGTACCGGTATGGAGGGCTTCGCAGCCATCGACGCCGGCGACGTCGTCACGGCGTCACACTCCGGTGTCGTGCAGGAGGTGTCGGCCGAGGTCGTCACCGTCGCGCTCGACGAGGGTGGCACCGAGACGTACTACCTGCGCAAGTTCGACCGCTCGAACCAGGGCACGAGCTACAACCAGCGTGTCATCGTCAACGAGGGCGACCGCATCGAGGCCGGAGAGGTCATCGCCGATGGCCCCGCCACCGAGAACGGCGAACTCGCACTCGGCAAGAACCTGCTCGTGGCATTCATGCCATGGGAGGGCTACAACTTCGAAGACGCGATGATCCTGAGCCAGAACCTGGTGAAGGACGACACTCTGTCGAGCATCCACATCGAAGAGTACGAAGTGGATGCCCGTGACACGAAGCTCGGCAAGGAGGAGATCACCCGTGACCTCCCCAACGTCAGCCCCGAGTTGCTTGCCGACCTCGACGAGCGAGGCATCATCCGCATCGGTGCCGAGGTCCGCCCCGGTGACATCCTCGTCGGAAAGGTCACCCCCAAGGGCGAGACCGAGCTCTCTGCCGAGGAGCGCCTGCTCCGTGCGATCTTCAACGAGAAGAGCCGCGAAGTCCGCGACACGTCGTTGAAGGTTCCCCACGGTGAGCGCGGCACCATCATCGCTGTCAAGGAGTTCTCCGCTGACAACGACGATGAACTGGGTTCAGGCGTCAACCAGCGCGTCGTGGTCTACATCGCCCAGAAGCGCAAGATCACCGAGGGTGACAAGCTCGCCGGCCGTCACGGCAACAAGGGTGTCATCGCGAAGATCCTCCCCGTCGAAGACATGCCGTTCCTCGCAGACGGCACTCCTGTCGACGTGGTGCTCAACCCACTCGGTATCCCGGGCCGCATGAACTTCGGCCAGGTTCTCGAGATCCACTTGGGCTGGATTGCCAAGCAGGGCTGGAAGGTCGAAGGCAAGGGCAACAAGTGGGCCGGCCGTCTTCCCGAGGCAGCGCACGAGGCCCCGGCCAACACGAAGGTCGCGACCCCCGTGTTCGACGGAGCCCTCGAAGAGGAGATCGCAGGTCTGCTCGACTCGACCCTGCCGACCCGTGATGGCGACCGCCTGATCGACGGCACCGGCAAGGCGACTCTCTTCGATGGCCGCTCAGGTGAGCCGTTCCCGAACCCGATCTCTGTCGGCTACATGTACATCCTGAAGCTGCACCACCTCGTCGACGACAAGATCCACGCTCGCTCGACCGGTCCGTACTCCATGATCACGCAGCAGCCGCTGGGTGGTAAGGCCCAGTTCGGTGGCCAGCGCTTCGGTGAGATGGAAGTGTGGGCGCTTGAGGCCTACGGCGCCGCCTACGCACTGCAGGAGCTTCTGACGATCAAGTCAGACGACATCCTCGGCCGCGTGAAGGTGTATGAAGCCATCGTCAAGGGTGAGAACATCCAGGAGCCCGGTATTCCCGAGAGCTTCAAGGTGCTCATCAAGGAGATGCAGTCGCTCTGCCTCAACGTCGAAGTCCTTTCGGCAGACGGCACCGCAGTCAGCCTGCGCGACACCGATGATGAGGTCTTCCGCGCTGCAGAAGAGCTCGGCATCAACATCTCCACGCGCTTCGAGAACTCGTCCATCGACGACATTTGA
- a CDS encoding endonuclease domain-containing protein: MTEEMALTVIDSALNKSRRYLIPERITQRTLQAAAETLPERYRRTIEKADPLSQSGLETLVRLRLRSRGIRVTTQKHHPGVGHVDLLVGDRLVIEVDGRETHDTDDGFATDRVRDLRLFSDDVRCLRLTYAQVMHDWPTVEPIILSKIRRRDHRWGRGINGPQREWARRPLGYT, translated from the coding sequence ATGACGGAGGAGATGGCGCTGACGGTCATCGATTCCGCGCTCAACAAGTCGCGCAGATACCTGATTCCCGAACGCATAACCCAGCGCACGCTGCAGGCCGCCGCCGAGACGCTTCCCGAACGCTATCGTCGCACCATCGAGAAGGCAGACCCGCTCAGCCAGTCCGGGCTCGAGACGCTCGTTCGGCTGAGGCTCAGGTCGCGCGGGATCAGGGTGACGACGCAGAAGCACCACCCAGGGGTCGGTCACGTCGACCTCCTCGTCGGCGACCGCCTCGTGATCGAGGTCGACGGGCGCGAGACACACGACACAGACGACGGTTTCGCGACGGATCGTGTGCGCGACCTCCGACTCTTTAGCGACGATGTGCGTTGTCTTCGGCTCACCTACGCGCAGGTGATGCACGACTGGCCAACAGTCGAGCCCATCATCCTCAGCAAGATCCGAAGGAGAGACCACCGCTGGGGCCGCGGAATCAACGGGCCACAGCGGGAATGGGCCCGCCGACCTCTGGGTTATACCTGA
- a CDS encoding spermidine synthase, translating to MSEQSRGRRRGGADDHPSVTLSNGFRAVVEADRHQPGAFTLVVDGTPQSHVALDDPRYLSFEYVRRIGHGIDLVAPEGAPITAVHLGGGAFTLPRYIAATRPSSRQQVVELESDLVDFVREQLPLPREAQIRIRHGDARDVLAKLPPGLKGTVDVVVVDVFSGARTPAHVTSMEFYALVSGLLSAQGIVAANVADGAGLAFARSQAATLSAVFTHVALVVDPQVLKSRRFGNVVMFASASPLPFDRLPRLVASDPTPAKVIDGAELRAFIASAPVVTDQTAIASPPPARSIFQVKPGASE from the coding sequence GTGAGCGAGCAGAGCAGGGGACGCCGGCGGGGTGGGGCGGATGATCACCCCTCGGTCACGCTTTCGAACGGCTTTCGCGCCGTCGTCGAGGCCGATCGCCACCAGCCGGGTGCCTTCACCCTCGTGGTCGACGGGACCCCCCAGTCGCACGTCGCGCTGGACGACCCGCGCTACCTGTCGTTCGAGTACGTGCGGCGAATCGGGCACGGAATCGACCTCGTCGCGCCGGAGGGAGCGCCGATCACGGCAGTTCACCTCGGCGGAGGCGCCTTCACGCTGCCCCGGTACATCGCCGCAACGCGGCCCTCGTCGCGCCAGCAGGTGGTCGAACTCGAGAGCGACCTGGTGGATTTCGTGCGTGAACAGCTCCCCCTGCCTCGCGAAGCGCAGATCCGCATTCGCCACGGAGACGCGCGTGACGTTCTGGCGAAGCTGCCGCCCGGGCTGAAGGGAACCGTCGACGTGGTCGTCGTCGACGTGTTCTCGGGTGCGCGCACACCCGCACATGTGACCAGCATGGAGTTCTACGCTCTGGTCTCCGGCCTGCTCTCGGCACAGGGCATCGTGGCAGCGAACGTCGCAGATGGAGCCGGACTCGCGTTCGCGCGGAGCCAGGCGGCCACGCTGTCTGCAGTGTTCACCCACGTGGCCCTGGTCGTCGACCCCCAAGTGCTGAAGTCCCGGCGGTTCGGCAACGTGGTCATGTTCGCCTCGGCAAGCCCCCTGCCATTCGACCGGCTCCCGCGGCTGGTTGCCAGCGATCCGACCCCTGCGAAGGTGATCGATGGCGCCGAATTGCGGGCCTTCATCGCCAGCGCACCCGTGGTGACCGACCAGACCGCCATCGCCTCGCCTCCCCCGGCGCGAAGTATATTTCAGGTCAAGCCGGGCGCGTCAGAATAG
- a CDS encoding SprT-like domain-containing protein: protein MSELLRVRSWANALITLHLDPSEWSFGFDNAKTRAGLCDFTAKRITVSRYLAARFDDDEIHQVLLHEIAHAMAGPRAGHGPRWRAVARELGYAGDRLHHGETAKELAPWVGTCPHGHLHYRHRRPTRETACGKCSKRFDSAYLISWERREISAATRRLARAPRSPV, encoded by the coding sequence GTGTCTGAACTACTCCGTGTTCGCAGCTGGGCGAACGCACTCATCACTCTCCATCTCGACCCTTCGGAATGGTCGTTCGGCTTCGACAATGCGAAGACCCGCGCGGGCCTCTGCGACTTCACCGCCAAGCGCATCACTGTCTCGCGCTATCTCGCCGCTCGCTTCGACGACGACGAGATCCACCAGGTGCTCCTCCACGAGATCGCCCACGCGATGGCTGGCCCGCGAGCTGGCCACGGGCCACGGTGGCGAGCTGTGGCGAGGGAACTCGGCTACGCCGGAGATCGCCTGCACCACGGAGAGACGGCGAAGGAGCTCGCACCCTGGGTCGGAACCTGCCCGCACGGCCACCTGCACTACCGCCATCGCAGGCCCACGCGCGAGACGGCATGCGGCAAGTGCTCCAAGCGATTCGACAGCGCCTACCTCATCAGCTGGGAGCGCCGAGAGATCAGCGCCGCCACACGGCGTCTGGCGCGCGCACCGCGCTCCCCTGTCTGA
- a CDS encoding LuxR C-terminal-related transcriptional regulator, which produces MGPDVPSYDLAQLQKALKALTTRAEFAVAFGGLVTRDGAPLTSFVGTRGQSLNGLLIEPSQGLGGRAISERRPVTATQYRHATTITHRYDREVLAEDIVSLLAIPVVVDGSVRAVIYGGHRLATQFGDTVVRQSLAVAKGLAWEYSVHDEVERRVAVLETEGGLGGSAALDRHERDELRELYAELREISRTVTDPEVARRLGSVGRALGAHAKPSLPLSDVLRPGDVQPAAHGAIESPAGGLRPSVGRGVPVSLAPTMKAELGLHSSSELSPRELDVLAHVALGKRNTQIGAQLNLAESTVKSYLSSAMRKLDAAGRFEAVLAARRRGLIP; this is translated from the coding sequence ATGGGGCCCGACGTCCCCTCGTACGACCTGGCTCAACTCCAGAAGGCCCTCAAGGCGCTCACGACGCGCGCCGAATTCGCGGTCGCTTTCGGTGGTCTCGTGACTCGTGACGGAGCCCCGCTGACCTCCTTCGTCGGCACCCGGGGGCAGAGCCTCAACGGGCTGCTGATCGAGCCCAGCCAGGGCCTCGGGGGCCGGGCGATCTCCGAACGACGGCCGGTGACGGCGACCCAGTACCGGCACGCGACGACCATCACCCATCGCTACGACAGGGAGGTCCTGGCCGAGGACATCGTCTCCCTGTTGGCGATTCCGGTTGTCGTCGACGGCTCTGTTCGCGCTGTGATCTACGGGGGGCACCGTCTCGCCACGCAGTTCGGCGACACCGTCGTGCGCCAATCTCTGGCTGTGGCGAAGGGTCTGGCCTGGGAGTACTCGGTGCACGACGAGGTCGAGCGTCGCGTTGCTGTTCTCGAGACAGAAGGCGGTCTGGGCGGGTCAGCTGCGCTGGATCGACACGAACGCGACGAGCTCCGGGAACTCTATGCAGAACTGCGCGAGATCAGCCGCACGGTCACAGACCCCGAGGTGGCGAGACGCCTGGGCTCTGTGGGCCGGGCCCTGGGTGCCCATGCGAAGCCCAGCCTCCCTCTGAGCGACGTCCTTCGCCCGGGTGATGTCCAGCCCGCTGCACACGGGGCGATCGAATCGCCCGCTGGTGGTCTCCGGCCTTCGGTCGGCCGTGGCGTGCCCGTTTCACTGGCGCCGACAATGAAGGCAGAACTCGGTTTGCATTCGTCGTCCGAGTTGTCTCCCCGTGAACTTGACGTTCTGGCCCATGTTGCACTGGGCAAGCGCAATACGCAGATTGGCGCGCAGCTCAACCTCGCCGAGAGTACGGTGAAGAGCTATCTCTCGTCGGCGATGCGCAAGCTCGATGCCGCCGGGCGTTTTGAGGCGGTGCTCGCTGCTCGCCGAAGAGGGCTGATCCCCTAG